A region from the Aquimarina sp. ERC-38 genome encodes:
- a CDS encoding BglII/BstYI family type II restriction endonuclease, producing the protein MALDNLPIDITKKYEVHEFKHAIAILQQDFEEEYVDVIDVLRSFTLKKTAILTPGGRKSPIADAFDSFLYTRGWEEHDFKTKITVDEEDKHTPTHKIDCYKNRVALDVEWNNKDPFYDRDLNNFRLLYDRDAISLAIIITRCTDLQKIFKSLDKGKSYGSSTTHMAKLLPRIIGGGAGGCPILVFGISQNLYDPNL; encoded by the coding sequence ATGGCATTAGACAATCTACCAATTGATATAACAAAAAAATATGAGGTGCATGAGTTTAAGCATGCAATAGCAATATTACAACAAGATTTTGAAGAAGAATATGTTGACGTTATTGATGTCTTACGATCATTTACTTTAAAAAAAACCGCTATTTTAACCCCTGGGGGTAGAAAAAGTCCAATTGCAGATGCATTTGATTCTTTTTTATATACAAGAGGGTGGGAAGAACATGATTTTAAAACAAAAATAACTGTTGATGAAGAAGATAAACATACACCAACTCATAAAATAGACTGTTATAAAAATCGCGTAGCTCTAGATGTAGAATGGAACAATAAAGATCCTTTTTATGATCGTGATCTTAATAATTTTAGACTGTTATATGATAGAGATGCTATAAGTCTTGCTATTATAATTACTAGATGTACTGATTTACAAAAGATTTTTAAAAGTCTGGATAAGGGAAAATCCTATGGATCTTCTACAACGCATATGGCAAAATTGTTACCTCGTATAATAGGTGGTGGTGCTGGGGGTTGTCCTATACTTGTTTTTGGAATCTCTCAAAACTTGTATGATCCTAATTTATAA
- a CDS encoding helix-turn-helix domain-containing protein has product MEPGSHILKQFGNKIRELRKQKKISQEELADKAKLHRTYIGMIERAEKNITLINIDKIAKALEIEIKNLF; this is encoded by the coding sequence ATGGAGCCAGGTTCACACATACTAAAACAGTTTGGAAATAAAATTAGAGAACTTAGAAAACAAAAGAAAATCTCCCAAGAAGAATTAGCAGATAAAGCAAAATTACATAGGACTTATATAGGTATGATTGAAAGGGCAGAGAAAAATATTACTCTTATCAATATTGACAAAATAGCCAAAGCACTTGAAATTGAAATCAAAAACCTTTTTTAA
- a CDS encoding CHC2 zinc finger domain-containing protein, protein MDIAQIKANVDIINIATELGLQLDKSKKCLCPFHKEKTPSLQFSREKQIATCFSANCDAGSMDVIDLVKKFYSWELPQALKWLESKASGSNYSIVDLSMPKSIKQDYPEIFDNLKNKLGKSSKAREYLKGRHIDYKKVEAGFNTGKDHHELKYCIVFPLKNKNGEITSLYGRSIYNNAKSKHYYTTNRKGLYPNYPNPETKTLIITESIIDTVTLQQCLPDFFDSKENQVLTAYGTNGITSEHITTIKELKQLQEIIFWMDGDNAGEAATDKYAKDLHKLLPQITMSKIEMLENEDINSLLDTHEPEILQHLYKGRKTIQSLKVKSKSLKETPTLQIKENHAVYEDSYVKIELMGRVDLKDLSKLKVTTVIHNVKEPYRTPSRNNADLYNDDQVEKLIRKTADKIELGTIAIREAMDKVTRDLEVYRLQQQNQTQKVKKERYELRSVTLKEQDQAKRLLQSKDLKQTLIQKLQQTGIIGEEKNALFLFTILLSRKMPRTLNAMVQGTSGSGKSHLIKKVADCMYDQNKIKRFTRVTDKSFYNYGEYDLQNCGIILEDYDGLTEEAELAWRELQSNHKLSSSVSQKNELTGEIATGEKYVFGPIASLVATTNFRIYEDNESRVFVIAIDESEAQTEKVLDYMAKKASKVITDDQEKQVIQELQNVVYMLKPSKVKNPYRLELPKTTKQRRRLTQMLHDYIEQITLLHQYQRQQESGLLITELQDLEIAIELMFNSIVLKTDELDGILRQFYEDLKKYVEKKGKSYEFTMREIRQHFRISKTQMFRYFTELQELEYITRSGIGARNMHKFQVCYWDNIEKLRQEIREHLTNQIERYKSGTQRNSNGTLLERSRV, encoded by the coding sequence ATGGACATCGCACAAATCAAAGCAAACGTAGATATTATCAATATTGCTACAGAACTAGGTTTACAGCTAGACAAAAGCAAAAAATGTTTATGCCCGTTCCATAAAGAGAAGACACCTAGTTTACAATTTAGCCGGGAAAAACAGATCGCTACCTGTTTTAGTGCAAACTGTGATGCTGGGAGCATGGATGTAATTGACCTGGTAAAAAAGTTTTACAGTTGGGAATTACCCCAGGCTTTAAAATGGTTAGAGTCGAAAGCTTCAGGAAGTAATTATAGCATAGTTGATTTATCAATGCCAAAATCAATAAAACAAGATTACCCTGAAATCTTCGATAACCTAAAAAACAAACTGGGTAAAAGCAGTAAGGCGCGGGAGTACTTAAAAGGACGGCATATTGATTATAAAAAGGTAGAAGCAGGATTTAATACAGGTAAAGATCATCACGAACTGAAATACTGTATTGTTTTTCCACTAAAGAATAAAAACGGAGAGATTACAAGTTTGTATGGAAGGAGCATTTATAACAATGCAAAATCCAAACACTACTATACCACAAATCGAAAGGGCTTATATCCCAACTACCCAAATCCGGAAACTAAAACGCTTATAATAACTGAAAGTATTATTGATACAGTAACACTACAACAATGCCTACCAGATTTTTTTGACTCAAAGGAAAATCAGGTCTTAACAGCCTACGGTACAAATGGGATTACTTCGGAACATATAACCACCATTAAAGAACTAAAACAATTACAGGAAATTATTTTCTGGATGGATGGTGATAACGCCGGGGAAGCCGCTACTGATAAATACGCCAAAGATTTACATAAACTCTTACCACAAATTACGATGAGCAAGATAGAAATGTTAGAAAACGAGGATATCAATAGTTTACTAGATACCCATGAGCCGGAAATATTACAACACTTATACAAAGGAAGAAAAACAATCCAATCTCTCAAAGTAAAATCTAAATCCCTAAAAGAAACACCCACCTTACAAATCAAGGAAAATCATGCGGTATACGAAGATAGTTATGTAAAAATAGAACTCATGGGCAGGGTAGATTTAAAAGATTTAAGTAAGCTTAAAGTAACCACGGTGATCCATAATGTAAAAGAGCCTTACCGCACCCCAAGTAGGAACAACGCAGATTTATATAATGATGACCAGGTAGAAAAGCTGATCAGAAAAACCGCCGATAAAATCGAACTGGGTACCATTGCCATCCGGGAAGCCATGGACAAAGTAACCCGGGATTTAGAAGTTTACCGTTTACAACAACAAAACCAGACCCAAAAAGTAAAGAAAGAACGTTACGAATTACGAAGTGTTACTTTAAAAGAACAAGACCAGGCAAAGAGGCTACTGCAATCCAAAGACTTAAAACAAACCCTAATCCAGAAATTACAACAAACCGGGATCATAGGAGAAGAAAAGAACGCCCTTTTTTTGTTTACCATTTTGTTAAGCCGAAAAATGCCCAGGACCTTAAATGCCATGGTACAAGGAACCAGTGGAAGTGGTAAAAGCCATCTGATTAAAAAAGTAGCTGATTGTATGTACGACCAGAACAAGATCAAACGCTTTACAAGGGTAACGGATAAGAGCTTTTACAATTACGGAGAATACGACCTGCAGAACTGCGGGATCATTTTAGAGGATTACGACGGGCTAACCGAAGAAGCAGAACTAGCCTGGCGTGAACTACAAAGCAATCATAAACTAAGTAGCAGCGTTAGCCAAAAAAATGAACTCACTGGAGAAATAGCAACAGGAGAGAAATACGTATTTGGTCCAATTGCCAGTTTAGTAGCTACTACTAACTTCCGGATTTATGAAGATAATGAAAGCCGGGTTTTTGTAATTGCCATTGACGAGAGCGAAGCCCAAACCGAAAAAGTACTAGACTATATGGCAAAAAAGGCCAGTAAAGTCATCACAGACGACCAGGAAAAGCAAGTCATACAAGAACTACAAAATGTAGTCTATATGCTAAAGCCCAGCAAGGTAAAGAACCCTTACCGTTTAGAACTCCCTAAAACCACCAAACAACGAAGGCGTTTAACTCAGATGCTACACGATTATATCGAACAAATTACCTTACTACATCAATACCAACGACAACAGGAAAGCGGTTTATTAATCACCGAACTTCAAGACTTAGAAATCGCAATCGAACTGATGTTTAATAGTATCGTATTAAAGACTGATGAACTGGACGGGATTTTGAGGCAGTTCTACGAGGATTTAAAGAAATATGTAGAGAAAAAGGGTAAAAGCTACGAGTTTACCATGCGGGAGATAAGGCAACATTTTAGGATCAGTAAAACCCAGATGTTTAGATATTTTACTGAACTACAAGAACTGGAATACATAACCCGAAGTGGGATAGGGGCAAGGAATATGCATAAGTTCCAGGTTTGCTACTGGGACAATATTGAAAAACTACGCCAGGAGATCAGAGAACATCTTACTAATCAAATAGAACGATATAAATCCGGAACGCAAAGGAACAGTAATGGAACGCTTTTGGAACGGTCAAGAGTCTGA